The following proteins are co-located in the Rhinoraja longicauda isolate Sanriku21f unplaced genomic scaffold, sRhiLon1.1 Scf000072, whole genome shotgun sequence genome:
- the LOC144589752 gene encoding NACHT, LRR and PYD domains-containing protein 3-like, translating into MAESGDCGGDSVTSTSTKQKGGILTQVGKVLKSIWPGTSSKKDGQNTGSTTEKQSQMESRTSMECEPAEKEREQCQPRGRGIGDMVHSPGTDPSGEIHHDRELLNKESSSLIQGAEQQNMVIPIHTMAEDGNRTAAPVTPTTRTDTDLTPTLSELLTQWNEYQLFQLTKFYRERLKQAIEEGVENLSFMMRPEGHFTKQEHVNITELVDKGNRSDCSTIFLSLVMEKGNRPRRVMWESFVKMQNELPKLDKILKEIQKLGPDPQEYMNITSGLSELSSHMEDVQRKHKETLRAQTETLSVNTILMKEKVKVCQLLDRYAELTITSTVRDRTLVEHELLARGRDHEEWREKCLRRELEKIRTDELFHSSVSRSKSRSGSSASVAGVPGIGKTTMVQKIVHDWATGKIYQDFQFVFSFKFRDLNTINCTVTLKELILDQYPYFRNILGEVWKNPEGLLFIFDGLDEFKGRIDFADGRRDTEPQHKCPDPEWWCEVSDIVYSLIPHKLLPGCSVLVTTRPTALHLLEKAEISVRAEILGFVGEERKEYFTRYFDDQTVAAAVFKHVEENEILYTMSYNPSYCWILALTLGPFFTQTHRDTQRVPKTITQLYCYFIYNILKNHGREIESPREVLLRVGQMAFTGVSEKNIVFTDGDLIKYNLQPSQFLSGFLMELLEREDSARSVVYTFPHLTVQEFVAALAQFLTADTRNTLKLLSEANSSTDGRFEVFLRFVAGFSSPRSARVLEEFLGPFPHQTICRVIDWVKEEVQRQAGNTWSVAGVRSFLNTLHYLFESQNPALSQQTLGSVEILSLLGLGLTPIDCAVLSHVIRHCDTIKHLDLWSCGIQCEGLQRLGPVLHKCQHLGLNNVGLTDSGAEDLASALSKKPSLTELYLGYNSLTDRSVPGLRRLILNLPRLELIWLWGNTFSADGQNQLKSLQGIRPGLSVVV; encoded by the exons GTGGGATATTAACTCAAGTTGGCAAGGTGCTCAAAAGTATTTGGCCAGGCACCTCTTCAAAGAAAGATGGTCAGAACACAGGATCAACGACAGAAAAGCAAAGTCAGATGGAGAGCAGAACCTCAATGGAATGTGAACCCGCCGAAAAGGAAAGGGAGCAATGTCAGCCCAGAGGGAGAGGAATAGGAGACATGGTTCACAGCCCTGGAACTGACCCAAGTGGCGAAATCCATCATGACCGAGAATTATTAAACAAGGAATCATCGAGTCTCATCCAAGGAGCAG AGCAGCAGAATATGGTAATACCTATCCACACAATGGCAGAAGATGGAAACAGGACTGCGGCTCCAGTGACCCCAACAACAAGGACGGACACAG ATCTGACGCCTACATTGTCTGAGCTCCTGACACAGTGGAACGAGTACCAATTGTTCCAACTAACAAAATTCTATCGGGAGAGACTAAAACAGGCGATTGAAGAAGGGGTTGAAAATCTCAGCTTCATGATGAGACCGGAGGGACATTTCACTAAACAAGAACACGTG AATATCACTGAGCTCGTGGACAAGGGAAACCGCAGTGACTGTTCGACCAtcttcctaagtctggtgatggAGAAAGGCAACCGGCCCCGGCGGGTGATGTGGGAATCCTTTGTGAAAATGCAGAATGAATTACCAAAGCTGGACAAAATACTGAAAGAAATCCAGAAGCTCG GTCCTGATCCACAAGAAtacatgaacatcaccagtgGTTTATCTGAATTATCCTCTCATATGGAAG ATGTTCAACGTAAACACAAGGAGACTCTGCGAGCACAGACTGAAACACTGAGCGTGAACACGATCCTGATGAAGGAGAAGGTGAAGGTTTGCCAGCTGCTTGATCGATACGCTGAGCTCACAATCACCTCCACTGTTCGAGATCGGACACTGGTAGAACATGAGCTGCTGGCAAGAGGCCGGGACCATGaagagtggagagagaaatgtCTCCGGAGAGAGCTAGAAAAAATCAGGACAGATGAATTATTCCACAGCAGCGTTTCCCGCAGTAAATCCCGTTCTGGGAGTTCAGCATCTGTGGCCGGAGTCCCGGGGATCGGAAAAACAACAATGGTGCAAAAGATTGTTCATGACTGGGCCACAGGGAAAATATATCAAGACTTCCAGtttgttttcagttttaaatTCCGAGATTTAAACACTATTAACTGCACAGTGACCCTGAAGGAACTGATTCTGGATCAGTATCCTTACTTTAGGAATATCCTGGGAGAGGTCTGGAAGAACCCAGAGGGATTGCTGTTTATATTCGACGGTCTGGATGAATTCAAGGGCAGGATCGATTTTGCTGACGGTCGGAGAGACACAGAACCTCAGCACAAGTGTCCAGATCCCGAGTGGTGGTGTGAAGTGTCtgacattgtgtacagtttaatCCCGCACAAGCTGCTGCCAGGGTGTTCAGTGCTAGTGACCACCCGACCCACTGCGTTACATTTACTGGAAAAGGCAGAGATCAGTGTCAGGGCTGAAATCCTGGGATTTGTTGGGGAGGAACGGAAAGAATATTTCACCAGGTATTTTGATGATCAGACGGTGGCAGCAGCTGTTTTCAAACACGTGGAGGAGAACGAGATCCTGTACACCATGAGCTACAACCCCTCCTACTGCTGGATCCTCGCCCTGACActgggccccttcttcacacaAACACACCGGGACACGCAGCGAGTTcccaagaccatcacacaactATATTGCTACTTTATTTACAACATCCTGAAAAACCACGGCCGTGAGATTGAGAGCCCCCGTGAGGTGTTACTGAGGGTTGGTCAGATGGCCTTCACTGGAGTGTCCGAgaagaacattgtgttcacagaTGGAGATTTGATCAAATACAATCTGCAGCCTTCCCAGTTCCTGTCCGGGTTCCTGATGGAACTTTTGGAGAGAGAGGATTCAGCCCGGAGCGTGGTGTACACCTTCCCACACCTCACTGTCCAAGAGTTTGTAGCCGCACTCGCACAATTCCTGACTGCAGATACCAGGAATACGCTGAAACTCCTGTCTGAAGCCAACAGCTCGACAGACGGGCGATTTGAGGTATTTCTCCGTTTTGTCGCTGGTTTCTCCTCCCCACGGTCAGCTCGGGTCCTGGAGGAGTTTCTGGGACCATTTCCTCATCAAACAATCTGCCGAGTGATTGACTGGGTGAAGGAGGAGGTTCAACGCCAGGCTGGAAACACATGGAGTGTAGCTGGTGTACGGAGCTTCCTGAACACGCTGCACTACCTGTTTGAGTCTCAGAATCCTGCACTGTCTCAGCAGACACTGGGATCTGTGGAAATACTTTCATTACTTGGACTGGGACTGACCCCGATTGACTGCGCGGTCCTGTCTCATGTCATCAGGCACTGTGATACAATCAAACACCTCGATCTGTGGAGCTGCGGCATTCAGTGTGAAGGTCTCCAGCGGCTGGGACCGGTTCTGCACAAGTGTCAGCACTTGGG gcttAACAATGTCGGTCTCACAGattctggagccgaggatctcgcCTCCGCTCTCAGTAAAAAACCCTCACTGACGGAGCTGTACCTGGGATACAACTCCCTCACAGACCGATCTGTTCCCGGTCTCCGCCGCCTCATACTGAACCTCCCGAGACTGGAGCTTATCTG GCTGTGGGGGAATACGTTCAGTGCAGATGGACAGAACCAGCTGAAGAGTCTGCAGGGAATCAGACCCGGACTGAGTGTGGTCGTGTGA